A part of Paraburkholderia azotifigens genomic DNA contains:
- a CDS encoding zinc ribbon domain-containing protein has product MAKSVPDVSSSLFRTKLQYKCDCAGVWFDEVDEKYSTQTCSCCNRRTGPKGREGLANGPVWNVARTIIATSTRQ; this is encoded by the coding sequence ATGGCGAAATCCGTGCCCGATGTGAGCTCGAGCCTGTTCCGGACCAAGCTGCAGTACAAGTGCGATTGCGCAGGCGTATGGTTCGATGAGGTCGATGAGAAGTACTCAACCCAGACCTGCAGCTGCTGTAACAGGCGAACTGGCCCGAAGGGCCGGGAAGGTCTCGCGAATGGGCCTGTCTGGAATGTGGCGCGTACCATCATCGCGACATCAACGCGGCAGTGA
- a CDS encoding carboxymuconolactone decarboxylase family protein: MMIDMKNLSRLKKLDENAPAAAKTFWAFNDAAFAEGALSVQQKQLIAVAVALTTQCPYCIELHTKDARNAGATSEQLAEAALVAAAIRAGGAVTHSSHLFKE; the protein is encoded by the coding sequence ATGATGATCGACATGAAGAACCTCAGCCGCCTTAAGAAACTGGATGAAAACGCACCTGCGGCCGCAAAAACATTCTGGGCATTCAACGACGCGGCGTTCGCTGAGGGCGCGCTTAGCGTCCAGCAAAAGCAGCTCATCGCCGTCGCGGTTGCCTTGACGACGCAATGTCCTTACTGCATCGAATTGCATACCAAAGACGCCCGCAACGCTGGTGCAACCAGCGAGCAGCTCGCCGAAGCGGCTCTCGTTGCCGCAGCAATCCGGGCCGGCGGAGCAGTGACCCACTCTTCGCACTTGTTCAAGGAATGA
- a CDS encoding DUF1488 family protein, producing the protein MDIDENQPQILANRRGVTFSLVLPNGKVTCVIALRALETYFWLEPRASDTDVLGTFENGFVWIRAIAERKFRARPATHLKSAAEASHGLDCSRRYNGVLSSQRSGAGADSMTASRVAPERCP; encoded by the coding sequence ATGGATATCGATGAAAACCAACCTCAGATTCTTGCGAATCGTCGAGGCGTGACGTTCAGCCTGGTGCTTCCGAACGGCAAGGTCACCTGCGTGATCGCCCTGAGAGCGTTGGAAACGTATTTTTGGCTCGAGCCTCGAGCTAGCGACACCGACGTTCTCGGGACGTTCGAAAACGGCTTCGTGTGGATCAGAGCCATCGCCGAGCGTAAGTTTCGGGCCCGCCCGGCTACGCATCTCAAGTCAGCGGCGGAGGCTTCGCACGGCCTTGACTGTAGCCGCCGCTACAACGGCGTCCTATCTTCCCAACGAAGCGGCGCGGGCGCCGACTCCATGACTGCCTCACGCGTCGCGCCCGAACGCTGCCCTTGA